A window of the Mesorhizobium opportunistum WSM2075 genome harbors these coding sequences:
- a CDS encoding extracellular solute-binding protein produces the protein MRITLSCAALALALGSAPAFAQSGEITIWSWNVAASSLKATVAGFNKLHPDIKVTVQDLGNQPTYDKSIAGCAAGGVGLPDIVTIENGEAENYWSQFPDCFVDLHTLGYSAEDQKKFPDFKRTELEVGDKAYAMPWDSGPVAAFYRRDFYEKAGVDPASIKTWDDFIAAGKKIQAANPGVSMTNADFNGDTEFFRMISNEQGCSYFAEDGQSITVNQPKCVDTLAKIKDMKDAGIMSSADWSTKITNNTAGTVATQVYGGWYEGTIRTESAGENGKWGVYLMPSLTSDGPRAANLGGSSLAITSGSKNKEAAYEYLKYTLGTNEGQITMLKEFGLVPSLVSALNDPYVSEGLPYWGGQAVWKDILGTLPKVVPSRGTQFQSDAEIIMRAVQTKYLAGGYAGAKAALDDAASQIAAATGLPVKE, from the coding sequence ATGCGCATCACACTGTCCTGCGCCGCGCTTGCGCTTGCCCTGGGCTCAGCCCCGGCATTCGCGCAATCTGGCGAAATCACCATCTGGAGTTGGAACGTCGCCGCTTCGTCACTGAAGGCGACGGTCGCCGGCTTCAACAAGCTGCATCCCGACATCAAGGTCACGGTCCAGGATCTCGGCAACCAGCCGACCTACGACAAGTCTATCGCCGGCTGTGCCGCAGGCGGTGTCGGCCTGCCCGACATCGTCACCATCGAGAACGGCGAGGCCGAGAATTACTGGAGCCAGTTCCCCGACTGCTTCGTCGACCTGCACACGCTGGGCTACAGCGCCGAGGACCAGAAGAAATTCCCCGATTTCAAGCGCACCGAGCTCGAAGTCGGCGACAAGGCTTATGCGATGCCATGGGATTCCGGCCCGGTCGCCGCCTTCTATCGCCGCGACTTCTACGAAAAGGCCGGTGTCGATCCGGCGTCGATCAAGACCTGGGACGATTTCATCGCCGCCGGCAAGAAGATCCAGGCCGCCAATCCGGGCGTCTCGATGACCAATGCCGATTTCAACGGCGACACCGAATTCTTCCGTATGATCTCCAACGAGCAGGGCTGCTCCTATTTCGCCGAGGACGGCCAGTCGATCACGGTCAACCAGCCGAAATGTGTCGATACGCTGGCCAAGATCAAGGACATGAAGGACGCCGGCATCATGTCCTCGGCCGACTGGAGCACCAAGATCACCAACAACACCGCCGGTACAGTCGCCACCCAAGTCTATGGCGGCTGGTATGAAGGCACCATCCGTACCGAATCGGCCGGTGAAAACGGCAAATGGGGCGTCTATCTGATGCCGAGCCTAACCTCCGACGGCCCGCGCGCCGCCAATCTCGGTGGCTCATCGCTGGCCATCACCTCGGGGTCGAAGAACAAGGAGGCGGCCTACGAGTACCTGAAATACACGCTCGGAACCAATGAGGGCCAGATCACGATGCTGAAGGAATTCGGTCTCGTCCCCTCGTTGGTGTCGGCGCTGAATGATCCCTACGTCTCGGAAGGCCTGCCCTATTGGGGGGGCCAGGCTGTGTGGAAGGATATCCTCGGCACGTTGCCCAAGGTCGTCCCCAGCCGTGGCACGCAGTTCCAGAGCGACGCCGAAATCATCATGCGCGCGGTGCAGACCAAGTATCTCGCCGGCGGCTATGCCGGCGCCAAGGCAGCGCTCGACGATGCCGCCAGCCAGATCGCCGCGGCGACCGGACTGCCGGTCAAGGAGTGA
- a CDS encoding carbohydrate ABC transporter permease, with translation MRNRNATAYRFLAPYLLIFSVFWLWPIISSFMISFQATRTVPWRFAPGFNWGRLIGDPAFFNALKNTLLILVIQVPVMIALAMVMAVLLNSPLLKARGLYRFAFFAPVVVGEVAYSAVFRLMFSLDFGIVNKLLNSVGLPKIDWFSNVTPAMALIMIAVTWRWAGYNAIILLAGMQSIPEDVYEAATLDRVSKLKQFFYITLPLLKPVIVFCTVLSIIGTMQLFTEPFLITERGGPGGGTETLGLLLYRQGFRSLNFGYASAVAYTMAGLAIAITLVQLWLTREKQ, from the coding sequence ATGCGCAACCGTAACGCCACGGCCTATCGTTTCCTCGCCCCCTATCTCCTGATCTTCTCCGTCTTCTGGCTGTGGCCGATCATCTCCTCGTTCATGATCTCGTTCCAGGCGACGCGCACGGTGCCCTGGCGCTTTGCCCCCGGCTTCAACTGGGGCCGGCTGATCGGCGATCCGGCCTTCTTCAACGCGCTGAAGAACACGCTGCTCATCCTCGTCATCCAGGTGCCGGTGATGATCGCGCTGGCCATGGTAATGGCGGTGCTTTTGAATTCGCCGCTGTTGAAGGCGAGGGGGCTTTACCGCTTCGCCTTCTTCGCTCCGGTCGTGGTCGGCGAGGTCGCCTATTCGGCGGTTTTCCGGCTGATGTTCAGCCTCGATTTCGGCATCGTCAACAAGCTCCTGAACAGCGTCGGCTTGCCCAAGATCGACTGGTTCTCCAACGTTACGCCGGCGATGGCTTTGATAATGATCGCGGTCACCTGGCGTTGGGCCGGCTACAACGCGATCATCCTTCTGGCCGGCATGCAGTCCATTCCCGAGGATGTCTACGAGGCGGCGACGCTCGACCGCGTCAGCAAGCTCAAGCAATTCTTCTACATAACCTTGCCGCTCTTGAAGCCGGTCATCGTCTTTTGCACGGTGTTGTCGATCATCGGCACCATGCAGTTGTTCACCGAGCCATTCCTGATCACCGAGCGCGGCGGACCGGGCGGCGGCACCGAGACGCTCGGCCTGCTGCTCTACCGCCAAGGCTTCCGCTCGCTCAATTTCGGCTACGCCTCGGCCGTCGCCTACACGATGGCGGGGCTGGCGATCGCCATCACGCTGGTGCAACTGTGGCTGACGAGGGAAAAGCAATGA
- a CDS encoding carbohydrate ABC transporter permease, which yields MSSLSSARLRRSLLLHLFLTPLALIWLFPLWMMVVFSTMPDNGIFSPGIELLPHGNFVDNFNNLQRDTNFVGAIGISVSVAVTYTFLSVLLTSMAGWALARYQFFGKGVVVAIILGTITLPYAVVLIPQFIMVARDFQLANTWVALIVPPLFNSLGVLFMRQSFSMMPDDLFDAARVEGVKEWRIFLFVALPLARPMLAALAIILFLASWNNYLWPLLINSQPGSMTAPVALGTLIGLTKVSWGGIMAGAVMLTVPMLIVFVLLQRHFIAGIAAGAIK from the coding sequence ATGAGCTCGCTCTCCTCGGCCCGCCTGAGACGCAGCCTCTTGCTGCATCTCTTCCTGACGCCGCTGGCGCTGATCTGGCTGTTTCCGTTGTGGATGATGGTGGTGTTCTCGACCATGCCCGACAACGGCATCTTCAGCCCGGGCATCGAGTTGCTGCCGCACGGCAATTTCGTCGACAATTTCAACAATCTGCAACGCGACACCAACTTCGTCGGCGCGATCGGCATCTCAGTCTCGGTGGCGGTGACCTACACCTTCCTGTCGGTGCTCTTGACCTCGATGGCCGGCTGGGCGCTGGCGCGCTACCAGTTCTTCGGCAAGGGCGTGGTCGTCGCCATCATCCTCGGCACCATCACGCTGCCATACGCGGTGGTGCTGATCCCGCAATTCATCATGGTGGCGCGCGACTTCCAACTCGCCAACACCTGGGTGGCGCTGATCGTGCCGCCGCTGTTCAATTCGCTGGGCGTCTTGTTCATGCGCCAGAGCTTCTCGATGATGCCGGACGACCTGTTCGACGCCGCGCGGGTCGAAGGCGTGAAGGAATGGCGCATCTTCCTGTTCGTCGCACTGCCGCTGGCGCGGCCGATGTTGGCCGCACTCGCCATCATCCTGTTCCTCGCGTCATGGAACAATTATCTCTGGCCGCTTTTGATCAACAGCCAGCCGGGCTCGATGACCGCACCCGTGGCGCTAGGCACGCTGATCGGCCTCACCAAGGTATCGTGGGGCGGCATCATGGCGGGGGCCGTGATGCTGACCGTGCCGATGCTTATCGTCTTCGTGCTGCTGCAGCGCCATTTCATCGCCGGCATCGCCGCCGGCGCGATCAAGTAA
- a CDS encoding ABC transporter ATP-binding protein, translating into MATVTLNNVVKRFGTFEVVHGANIDIKHGEFVVFVGPSGCGKSTLLRMIAGLEDISDGEIAIGGKVVNDVEPADRGIAMVFQSYALYPHMSVEQNLSFGLRMTGNPKADTERRVKRAAEILRISELMDRRPKKLSGGQRQRVAIGRAIVREPQVFLFDEPLSNLDAELRVQMRVEISRLHKELGATMVYVTHDQTEAMTLADRIVVLRAGHIEQIGRPLELYDDPDNLFVAGFVGSPKMNFIKGHIVGRDARGVVVELAGQEKTRITQPLTGTAPEAGTKVIVGVRPEHFGVAGEGDTDLVVAIDVIEHLGGTSFLYARTAHGEDVVIQRDAAKVPDTSEVTVSIRKSYLFDEKGLRLR; encoded by the coding sequence ATGGCAACCGTTACGCTCAACAATGTCGTCAAGCGCTTCGGCACCTTCGAGGTCGTCCACGGCGCCAACATCGACATCAAGCACGGCGAGTTCGTCGTCTTCGTCGGCCCTTCCGGCTGCGGCAAGTCCACGCTGCTCAGGATGATCGCCGGGCTCGAGGACATCAGTGATGGCGAGATCGCCATCGGCGGCAAGGTTGTCAACGACGTCGAGCCGGCCGACCGCGGCATCGCCATGGTCTTCCAGTCCTATGCGCTCTATCCGCATATGAGCGTCGAGCAGAACCTCTCCTTCGGATTGCGCATGACCGGCAATCCGAAGGCCGACACGGAGCGGCGGGTGAAGCGCGCGGCCGAGATCCTGCGCATCAGCGAACTGATGGACCGGCGCCCGAAAAAGCTCTCCGGCGGCCAGCGCCAGCGCGTCGCCATCGGCCGCGCCATCGTGCGCGAGCCGCAGGTGTTCCTGTTCGACGAGCCGCTCTCCAATCTCGACGCCGAACTGCGCGTGCAGATGCGGGTCGAGATATCGCGCCTGCACAAGGAACTCGGCGCCACCATGGTTTATGTCACCCACGACCAGACCGAGGCGATGACGCTCGCCGATAGGATCGTCGTGCTGCGCGCAGGCCATATCGAGCAGATCGGCCGGCCGCTCGAACTCTACGACGATCCCGACAATTTGTTCGTGGCGGGGTTTGTCGGCTCGCCTAAGATGAACTTCATCAAGGGCCACATCGTCGGGCGCGATGCGCGCGGTGTCGTGGTCGAGCTGGCGGGCCAGGAGAAAACCCGCATCACCCAGCCGCTGACCGGCACAGCGCCGGAGGCCGGGACGAAGGTCATTGTCGGCGTGCGGCCCGAACATTTCGGCGTCGCCGGAGAAGGTGACACCGATCTCGTCGTCGCCATCGACGTGATCGAACACCTTGGCGGCACGAGCTTTCTCTATGCCCGCACGGCGCACGGCGAAGACGTGGTGATCCAGCGCGACGCGGCCAAGGTTCCCGACACGTCCGAAGTCACCGTTTCCATCCGCAAATCCTACCTGTTCGACGAAAAAGGGCTGCGGCTGCGCTGA
- a CDS encoding aldo/keto reductase — protein MTATTPIRWGILGPGGIARAFTGGVAASHTGKLVAIGARNPAKPGLAENFPGARILDGYEALLADPDIDAVYIAVPHPGHAQWAIRAAEAGKHVLCEKPLALTAFEADAMIHAARKAGTFLGEAFMYRLHPQTLKLVELIKSGVIGEIRMIKSSFGFAMPGFMPQHRLYANELAGGGILDVGGYPVSMVRLIAGAASGKPFAEPDRVVGTAHLGQSGVDEWASALLHFPDGIVAEVSCSISLNQDNVLRILGTKGRIEVPDFWFAGGNRDVGLGHIDVIGADGSRETISVNEKRHVYSFEVDGAGEAIRAGQQEFAWPGMGWADSLGTLRVLDRWRAAVGLEYEIEKAPLRTSTIAGRPLRPGGTAIAKRAIPGLAKQASIVALGFEDFRTFSSGSILLDAFFEAGGNLFDTGYVYGGGYTETLLGQWLKNRGVREQSVIIAKGAHSPLCYPDVIGKQLAQSLDRLQTDHVDIYFMHRDNPDVPVGEFVDAMDREVKAGRIRGPFGGSNWTMQRMDEAIAYAQRTGKQKPGALSNNFSLAEMLEPIWAGCITSSTDDWKAWLTSRQMPNFAWSSQGRGFFTDRAGRDLRDNEELVRVWYSERNFGRRDRAIELAARLGKSPIHIALAYVLNQPFPSIPLIGPRTLGELDDSLRALDIKLSPADLEWLDSGRLHAA, from the coding sequence ATGACTGCAACCACGCCCATTCGCTGGGGCATTCTTGGTCCGGGCGGCATCGCCCGGGCTTTTACCGGCGGCGTGGCCGCTTCGCACACCGGAAAACTGGTCGCCATCGGCGCGCGCAATCCCGCCAAGCCGGGCCTTGCGGAGAATTTCCCCGGTGCCCGCATCCTCGACGGCTATGAAGCATTGCTTGCCGACCCGGACATCGATGCCGTCTACATCGCGGTTCCGCATCCCGGCCATGCGCAATGGGCGATCCGGGCGGCGGAAGCGGGCAAGCACGTGCTGTGCGAAAAGCCGTTGGCGCTGACCGCCTTCGAGGCCGACGCCATGATCCACGCCGCGCGCAAGGCCGGCACCTTTCTCGGCGAAGCCTTCATGTACCGGCTGCATCCGCAGACGCTGAAGCTGGTGGAACTCATCAAGTCCGGCGTCATCGGCGAGATCAGGATGATCAAGTCGAGCTTCGGCTTCGCCATGCCGGGCTTCATGCCGCAGCACCGGCTTTATGCCAATGAGCTCGCCGGCGGCGGCATCCTGGACGTCGGCGGCTATCCCGTCTCGATGGTCCGGCTGATTGCCGGCGCGGCATCGGGAAAACCCTTTGCCGAACCCGACAGGGTGGTGGGCACCGCCCATCTCGGCCAGTCCGGCGTCGATGAGTGGGCTTCGGCGCTGCTGCATTTCCCTGATGGCATCGTCGCGGAGGTCTCCTGCAGCATCTCACTCAACCAGGACAATGTCCTTCGCATCCTCGGCACCAAGGGGCGCATCGAAGTGCCGGACTTCTGGTTCGCCGGCGGCAACCGCGATGTCGGCCTCGGCCACATCGACGTGATCGGCGCCGACGGGTCGCGAGAGACGATCAGCGTCAACGAAAAACGCCATGTCTATTCCTTCGAGGTCGACGGCGCCGGCGAGGCGATCCGCGCCGGGCAGCAGGAATTCGCCTGGCCGGGGATGGGCTGGGCCGACAGCCTAGGCACCTTGCGTGTGCTCGACAGATGGCGCGCCGCCGTCGGGCTAGAGTATGAGATCGAAAAAGCCCCGCTGCGCACCAGCACCATTGCCGGCCGGCCCTTGCGCCCCGGCGGCACCGCGATCGCCAAGCGCGCCATCCCAGGCTTGGCGAAACAGGCATCCATAGTGGCGCTCGGCTTCGAGGATTTCCGCACCTTCTCCTCGGGTTCGATCCTGCTCGACGCTTTCTTCGAAGCCGGCGGCAATCTGTTCGACACCGGCTACGTCTATGGCGGCGGCTACACCGAGACGCTGCTCGGCCAATGGTTGAAGAACCGTGGCGTGCGCGAGCAGTCGGTGATCATCGCCAAGGGCGCGCATTCGCCGCTCTGCTATCCCGACGTGATCGGCAAGCAGCTCGCCCAGTCGCTCGATCGGCTGCAGACCGATCATGTCGACATCTATTTCATGCACCGCGACAACCCTGACGTGCCGGTCGGCGAGTTCGTCGATGCGATGGACCGCGAGGTCAAGGCCGGCCGCATCCGCGGTCCGTTCGGCGGCTCGAACTGGACGATGCAGCGCATGGACGAGGCGATTGCCTATGCGCAGCGGACCGGCAAGCAGAAGCCGGGCGCACTCTCCAACAATTTCTCGTTGGCCGAGATGCTGGAGCCGATCTGGGCAGGATGCATCACCTCCTCCACCGATGACTGGAAGGCCTGGCTGACATCCAGGCAGATGCCGAACTTCGCCTGGTCGAGCCAAGGCCGCGGCTTCTTCACCGACCGCGCCGGCCGCGACCTGCGCGACAATGAGGAACTGGTGCGGGTCTGGTATTCGGAGCGGAATTTTGGCCGCCGCGACCGGGCGATCGAACTTGCCGCACGACTGGGCAAGAGCCCGATCCACATCGCGCTGGCCTATGTGCTCAATCAGCCCTTCCCGTCCATTCCGTTGATCGGGCCGCGCACGCTGGGCGAGCTGGACGACAGCCTGCGCGCCCTCGACATCAAGCTTTCGCCGGCCGATCTCGAATGGCTGGATAGTGGCAGGCTGCACGCCGCCTGA
- a CDS encoding AraC family transcriptional regulator, with protein MRTISLPRGRQRLHAMPTSTGYEVREDEIYDWDGRKRGQTPFTVLQHTISGTGRLRYENRNYRLQRNDTLLVLVPHNHRYWLARDERWEYFWISMNGEEALRIHKSILSVSGPVFRLQPATIDHLADCSLRLVKGAASPGAASAIAYEAAMALYDDVFGSHAFAEKQSAMQPVIDHINANLDKSLPVAELVQISGLSRAHFSRCFAESEGLPPAEFVLQQRLQRAAKLLTKADFLPVKEVAILCGFEDANYFSKVFRRLYGTTPSQFRTTGMYASLRTPPRVGVRVSDDET; from the coding sequence ATGCGTACGATCTCGCTGCCGCGCGGCCGCCAGCGCCTGCATGCCATGCCGACAAGCACGGGCTATGAAGTGCGCGAAGACGAAATCTACGACTGGGATGGGCGCAAACGCGGCCAGACGCCATTCACCGTGCTCCAGCACACGATCAGCGGAACCGGCCGGCTGCGCTACGAGAACCGCAACTATCGCCTGCAGCGGAACGACACATTGCTCGTGCTGGTGCCACACAACCACCGCTACTGGCTGGCCAGGGACGAGCGCTGGGAATATTTCTGGATCTCGATGAACGGCGAGGAGGCGCTGCGCATCCACAAGTCGATCCTCAGCGTTTCGGGTCCGGTGTTCCGGCTGCAGCCGGCGACGATAGATCATCTTGCCGATTGCAGCTTGCGGCTCGTCAAGGGCGCCGCTTCACCGGGCGCTGCTTCGGCGATCGCCTACGAGGCTGCGATGGCGCTCTATGACGATGTCTTCGGCTCACACGCCTTTGCCGAGAAACAGAGCGCCATGCAGCCGGTCATCGATCACATCAACGCTAACCTCGACAAATCGCTGCCAGTGGCGGAGCTGGTCCAGATCAGCGGCCTCAGCCGGGCCCATTTCTCGCGCTGCTTTGCCGAGAGCGAAGGCCTGCCGCCAGCCGAATTCGTGCTGCAACAACGCCTGCAGCGCGCGGCGAAGCTTTTGACCAAGGCCGACTTCCTGCCGGTGAAGGAAGTCGCCATCCTGTGCGGCTTCGAGGATGCGAACTATTTTTCGAAGGTGTTTCGCCGCCTTTATGGCACCACGCCCAGCCAATTCCGCACCACCGGCATGTATGCCAGCTTGCGGACACCGCCCCGGGTTGGCGTCAGGGTGTCTGACGACGAGACCTGA
- a CDS encoding alpha-glucosidase/alpha-galactosidase: MSFKIAIIGAGSVGFTKKLFTDILCVPEFKDIEFALTDLSEHNLQMIKAILDRIVEANGLPTRVTATTDRRKALEGARYIISCVRVGGLEAYADDIRIPLKYGIDQCVGDTICAGGILYGQRNIPVILDFCKDIREVADTNAKFLNYANPMAMNTWAAIEYGKVDTVGLCHGVQHGAEQIAKVLGAKSPGELDYICSGINHQTWFTDLRLNGRKIGKDELVAAFEAHPVYSQQEKLRIDVLKRFGVYSTESNGHLSEYLPWYRKRPDEIMRWIDMSDWIHGETGGYLRYSTETRNWFETEYPQFLEAASKPIDVAKRSNEHASHILEALETNRVYRGHFNVKNNGVITNLPQDAIIESPGFVDRFGINMAAGITLPEACAATCMSSINVQRMSVHAAISGDIDLLKLAVLHDPLVGAVSTPEEVWQMVDEMVVAQAAWLPQYAHAVPAAKERLSKSVVKTREWAGAARRNVRSIEELRAEKAALKQTG, encoded by the coding sequence ATGAGTTTCAAAATCGCTATTATCGGCGCCGGCAGCGTTGGATTCACCAAGAAACTGTTCACCGACATTCTCTGCGTGCCCGAATTCAAGGACATCGAATTCGCGCTGACCGATCTCAGCGAGCACAATCTGCAGATGATCAAGGCGATCTTGGACAGGATCGTCGAAGCGAACGGATTGCCGACCAGGGTGACGGCGACCACCGACCGCCGCAAGGCGCTCGAAGGTGCGCGCTATATCATCAGCTGCGTTCGGGTCGGCGGCCTGGAAGCCTATGCCGACGACATCCGCATTCCCCTGAAATACGGCATCGACCAGTGCGTCGGCGACACGATCTGCGCCGGCGGCATTCTCTACGGCCAACGCAACATTCCGGTGATCCTCGACTTCTGCAAGGACATCCGCGAGGTCGCCGACACCAACGCCAAGTTCCTCAACTACGCCAACCCGATGGCCATGAACACCTGGGCGGCGATCGAGTACGGCAAGGTCGACACGGTCGGGCTCTGCCACGGCGTCCAGCATGGTGCCGAGCAGATCGCCAAGGTGCTGGGCGCGAAGTCGCCTGGGGAGCTCGACTATATCTGCTCCGGCATCAACCATCAGACCTGGTTCACCGATCTGCGCCTGAATGGCCGCAAGATCGGCAAGGACGAACTGGTTGCCGCCTTCGAAGCGCATCCGGTCTACTCGCAGCAGGAGAAGCTGCGCATCGACGTGCTGAAGCGCTTTGGCGTCTATTCGACCGAAAGCAACGGCCATCTGTCCGAATACCTGCCCTGGTATCGGAAGCGTCCGGACGAGATCATGCGCTGGATCGACATGTCGGACTGGATCCATGGCGAGACCGGCGGCTACCTCCGCTACTCGACCGAGACCCGCAACTGGTTCGAGACGGAGTATCCGCAGTTCCTTGAAGCGGCGTCGAAGCCGATCGACGTGGCCAAGCGCTCCAACGAGCATGCCAGCCACATATTGGAGGCGCTGGAGACCAACCGCGTCTATCGCGGCCACTTCAACGTCAAGAACAATGGTGTGATCACCAATTTGCCGCAGGACGCCATCATCGAGTCGCCCGGCTTCGTCGATCGTTTCGGCATCAACATGGCCGCCGGCATCACGCTGCCGGAGGCCTGTGCGGCGACCTGCATGTCTTCGATCAACGTCCAGCGCATGTCGGTCCATGCCGCGATATCGGGCGATATCGATCTCCTGAAGCTCGCCGTGCTGCATGATCCGCTGGTTGGCGCGGTGTCGACCCCGGAGGAGGTCTGGCAGATGGTCGACGAAATGGTCGTCGCCCAGGCCGCCTGGTTGCCGCAATACGCGCATGCCGTTCCGGCCGCCAAGGAGCGGTTGTCGAAATCCGTGGTCAAGACCCGCGAATGGGCCGGTGCCGCGCGGCGCAACGTCCGCTCGATCGAGGAGTTGCGCGCCGAAAAGGCCGCTCTGAAGCAGACCGGCTGA
- a CDS encoding ABC transporter substrate-binding protein, protein MRNLRSIGIVAGLALSVSVPALNAFASEPTVPPTPATFPAEGKIKYVARDSILEFKTLPEYHEPDWVTEKYVKAGKLPPVKDRLPKEPLVFKTANMPDGVGVYGDTMRHVIGGRPEGWNYGAGQTQGWGGIDIGLSECLTRTAPLFQVEAKDTEPLPNLAKSWDWSKDGHKLTMHLVEGAKWSDGVAFNADDVMFYWDDEVIDPNVSPLNGATQETFGVGTTLKKIDDYTVEWTFKDAFPKQYLYAMAYGTFCPGPAHILKPQHPKYSKNTYDQFKNAFPPEYMNMPVMGAWVPVDYRPDDIIVMRRNPYYWKVDEKGNQLPYLDELQYKLSTWADRDVQAVAGSGDFSNLEQPENFVASLKRAAEANAPARLAFGPRLIGYNLRLNFSANGWGNPDERGQAIRELNRNEDFRKAVTMALDRKALGDSLVKGPFTAIYPGGFSSGTSFYDRKSTVYYPFDLEGAKAELAKAGLKDTDGDGFVNFPAGTAGGKNVEIVMLVNNDYGTDKSLAEGVVAQMEKLGLRVVLNGLNGTQRDASQYSGRFDWLIRRNEQELTSVVQNTVQLAPVGPKTSWDHRAPESGQVDLMPFEKDLVDIVNKFVSSSDNDERASLMKEFQKISTEHVYNIGLTEYPGALIVNKRFSNIPQGTPIFMFNWAEDSIVRERVFVAADKQAKYELFPEELPGKPGDKGPM, encoded by the coding sequence ATGAGGAACCTACGCAGCATTGGCATTGTCGCTGGACTGGCGCTGAGCGTCTCCGTTCCGGCGCTCAACGCCTTCGCTTCCGAACCGACGGTCCCGCCGACGCCGGCGACGTTTCCGGCCGAAGGCAAGATCAAGTATGTGGCGCGCGACTCCATCCTGGAGTTCAAGACGCTGCCGGAATATCACGAGCCGGACTGGGTGACGGAAAAATACGTCAAGGCCGGCAAGCTGCCGCCGGTGAAGGACAGGCTGCCGAAGGAGCCGCTGGTCTTCAAGACCGCCAACATGCCCGATGGCGTCGGCGTCTATGGCGATACGATGCGCCATGTCATCGGCGGGCGGCCGGAAGGCTGGAACTACGGCGCTGGCCAGACGCAAGGCTGGGGCGGCATCGACATAGGCCTCTCCGAGTGCCTGACGCGCACCGCGCCGCTGTTCCAGGTCGAGGCCAAGGATACCGAACCGCTGCCGAATCTGGCCAAAAGCTGGGACTGGTCGAAGGACGGCCACAAGCTGACCATGCATCTGGTCGAGGGCGCAAAATGGTCCGATGGCGTTGCCTTCAACGCCGACGACGTCATGTTCTACTGGGACGACGAGGTCATCGACCCGAACGTCTCTCCGTTGAATGGTGCGACACAGGAAACCTTCGGCGTCGGCACGACGCTGAAAAAGATCGACGATTACACCGTCGAGTGGACCTTCAAGGACGCCTTCCCGAAACAGTACCTCTACGCCATGGCCTACGGCACTTTCTGTCCCGGTCCCGCGCACATATTGAAGCCGCAGCATCCCAAATATTCGAAGAACACCTACGACCAGTTCAAGAACGCCTTCCCACCGGAATATATGAACATGCCGGTGATGGGCGCCTGGGTGCCGGTCGATTACCGGCCGGACGACATCATCGTCATGCGCCGCAACCCCTACTATTGGAAGGTCGACGAAAAGGGTAACCAGCTGCCCTACCTCGACGAACTGCAGTACAAGCTGTCGACCTGGGCCGACCGCGACGTCCAGGCGGTCGCCGGCTCGGGCGATTTCTCCAATCTGGAGCAGCCGGAAAATTTCGTCGCCTCGCTGAAGCGTGCGGCCGAGGCGAACGCGCCGGCACGTCTGGCCTTCGGCCCGCGGCTCATCGGCTACAATCTGCGCCTGAACTTTTCCGCCAATGGCTGGGGCAACCCGGACGAGCGCGGCCAGGCCATCCGCGAACTGAACCGCAACGAGGATTTCCGCAAGGCCGTCACCATGGCGCTCGACCGCAAGGCGCTTGGCGACTCGCTGGTCAAGGGGCCGTTCACCGCCATCTATCCCGGCGGCTTCTCGTCTGGCACCAGCTTCTATGACCGCAAGTCGACCGTCTATTATCCCTTCGACCTTGAGGGCGCCAAGGCCGAGCTCGCCAAGGCCGGCCTCAAGGACACGGATGGCGACGGTTTCGTGAACTTCCCGGCGGGCACCGCCGGCGGCAAGAATGTCGAGATCGTGATGCTGGTCAACAACGACTACGGCACCGACAAGAGCCTCGCCGAAGGCGTCGTCGCTCAGATGGAGAAGCTCGGGCTTCGGGTTGTGCTCAACGGTCTCAACGGCACCCAGCGCGACGCCTCGCAATATTCCGGGCGCTTCGACTGGCTGATCCGGCGCAACGAGCAGGAGCTGACCTCCGTCGTACAGAATACAGTGCAGCTCGCTCCGGTCGGCCCGAAGACCAGCTGGGATCACCGCGCGCCGGAAAGCGGCCAGGTCGACCTGATGCCTTTCGAAAAGGACCTCGTCGACATCGTCAACAAGTTCGTCTCCTCGTCGGACAATGATGAGCGCGCCAGCCTGATGAAGGAGTTCCAGAAGATATCGACGGAACACGTCTACAATATCGGCCTGACGGAGTATCCCGGGGCGCTGATCGTCAACAAGCGCTTCTCCAACATTCCGCAGGGTACGCCGATCTTCATGTTCAACTGGGCCGAGGATTCGATCGTCCGCGAACGTGTCTTTGTCGCGGCTGACAAGCAGGCGAAATACGAACTGTTCCCTGAGGAGCTCCCCGGCAAACCCGGAGACAAGGGCCCGATGTAG